A window of Bdellovibrio svalbardensis contains these coding sequences:
- a CDS encoding Rossmann-fold NAD(P)-binding domain-containing protein, producing the protein MIYPTDVCLVGASGLVGHELLLLLAHLDQVRSVRAVTRSPLGRIPPKAENIILDFAKMEEHLDIFKAPIFICCLGSTIKKAGSQEAFKKVDLEYVLHFARLAEKAKAQKFLVISAMGADANSKVFYNQIKGEMEKGLRGLQIPQVEIFRPSLILGERKEKRTGEDLAKRFAPLMNKLLVGPLKKYRPIEASDIAKAMAIAVLNFHPGHFIYESDEIQRIADGTYHQQ; encoded by the coding sequence ATGATTTATCCCACTGATGTTTGCCTAGTTGGAGCCTCCGGCCTTGTTGGCCATGAACTTCTTTTGCTTCTTGCACACCTGGATCAAGTTCGTTCTGTGAGAGCTGTGACTCGTTCACCTTTAGGGCGCATTCCACCTAAAGCGGAGAATATCATCCTGGATTTCGCCAAAATGGAAGAGCACCTCGATATTTTCAAGGCTCCGATATTTATCTGCTGCCTTGGTTCAACAATAAAGAAAGCCGGAAGCCAGGAGGCCTTTAAAAAGGTGGATCTGGAGTATGTGCTTCATTTTGCCCGTCTTGCAGAGAAAGCAAAGGCACAAAAGTTTTTAGTGATCTCTGCCATGGGCGCCGACGCGAACTCCAAGGTGTTTTACAATCAAATCAAAGGTGAGATGGAGAAAGGTCTGCGCGGCTTGCAAATTCCCCAGGTGGAAATTTTTAGACCCTCTTTAATTTTGGGCGAGCGCAAAGAAAAGCGTACCGGTGAAGACCTGGCTAAGCGCTTCGCGCCCTTAATGAATAAACTCTTGGTCGGTCCCTTGAAGAAATACCGCCCCATTGAAGCCTCAGATATTGCAAAGGCCATGGCTATCGCCGTTCTCAATTTTCATCCAGGGCATTTTATTTACGAATCAGACGAGATTCAAAGAATCGCTGACGGCACTTATCATCAACAATAA
- the ftsY gene encoding signal recognition particle-docking protein FtsY, protein MSPGHETQIEILFGAAALLLTIIMAAIFLSFWKTMRQEKKKELEYQAKRELLPEQEQEKVLQPAGHELAEDRGEEPLAHIDSTGQIVSDIEQVDLAVDLREALKKTEENLFGRIRNLFKSESNNKHLDEIEEILYTSDLGPITVQRLMKALEDKLSKKERADYELVRETLKEEIKHIFAGSHSAAPGDGILQKIHFAESGPTILMIVGVNGAGKTTSIGKIAAQLAGQGKKVLVAAGDTFRAAAGGQLKVWTDRAKVEIFSPEGVTDPSGVAFEAVAKGKAQGYDVVIVDTAGRLHTQANLMEEIKKMKRVMSKVIPEAPHETLIVLDANSGQNALMQAKEFHNALGLTGAVLTKMDGTAKGGVAVGLAQELQIPIKLIGVGERIQDLRSFSAQEFVDSLFQA, encoded by the coding sequence ATGTCACCCGGTCACGAAACACAGATTGAAATTCTTTTTGGTGCGGCGGCACTTCTTTTGACGATCATCATGGCTGCAATTTTCCTCAGCTTCTGGAAAACCATGCGCCAAGAAAAAAAGAAGGAACTTGAGTATCAAGCCAAGCGTGAACTCTTGCCGGAACAAGAACAGGAAAAAGTATTGCAGCCTGCGGGGCATGAGCTGGCGGAAGATCGCGGTGAGGAACCTCTCGCCCATATTGATTCCACGGGGCAAATAGTTTCTGACATTGAACAAGTCGACTTGGCGGTCGATCTTCGTGAGGCTCTAAAGAAAACGGAAGAAAATCTTTTCGGTCGTATTCGCAATCTTTTCAAATCTGAATCGAACAACAAACATCTCGATGAGATTGAGGAAATTCTTTATACCAGCGATTTGGGTCCAATTACGGTACAAAGACTGATGAAGGCCTTGGAAGACAAGCTTTCAAAAAAAGAACGTGCCGACTATGAGCTGGTGCGCGAAACCCTGAAGGAAGAGATCAAGCATATTTTTGCAGGTTCGCATTCAGCGGCTCCGGGCGATGGCATTCTTCAAAAGATTCATTTCGCGGAATCAGGTCCAACAATCCTGATGATCGTTGGAGTGAATGGCGCAGGAAAAACAACTTCGATTGGTAAAATTGCAGCACAACTTGCCGGCCAGGGTAAAAAAGTTTTGGTTGCCGCGGGTGATACCTTCCGCGCAGCTGCCGGCGGCCAACTGAAAGTTTGGACAGATCGTGCCAAGGTCGAAATCTTTTCACCAGAAGGTGTTACAGATCCCAGTGGAGTGGCTTTTGAGGCTGTCGCTAAAGGCAAGGCGCAGGGGTACGATGTGGTGATCGTGGACACCGCGGGACGATTGCATACGCAGGCGAATCTGATGGAAGAAATCAAGAAGATGAAGCGTGTGATGTCCAAAGTTATTCCTGAGGCTCCACATGAAACCTTGATCGTGCTAGATGCAAACTCTGGCCAAAATGCATTGATGCAAGCCAAGGAGTTCCACAATGCTTTGGGCCTAACTGGTGCGGTTCTGACAAAAATGGATGGAACTGCCAAAGGTGGCGTGGCCGTCGGTCTTGCTCAAGAACTGCAAATTCCAATCAAACTTATTGGTGTTGGAGAGCGTATTCAGGATTTGCGCTCGTTCTCTGCCCAAGAGTTCGTGGACTCTTTGTTTCAAGCTTAA
- a CDS encoding FHA domain-containing protein: MNTFTVTIYRKDQVLTKVVNKDSFTIGRSLDCDISINETLISRVHLVVSRRWNQIWIEDKNSSNGTFINGTRIVQSTPVNVVTADRIQLGKSEYILAIDLKTEEVPPEMELPKLPPEKEPVLEEPKADVEVAQPSLAPFQAEKILHEAKRKAAQIILEGETQAEKRVQVIYQKARDAQSQGEIFYQTRMSEAHKEADAILADFQRQGHTLLHEARTMAQEIREEVDVYVQTLKEKTRGDVENIISEATLQAERLKVEALDTARANGQQEIEVLLKKAQEEADRIVEASKLQVVEIQESIKGDKEALLQLEDSLKKVDDELVKGREALQLIQAQEAEVSKKLAAGSEQLEAVSKSNQQISEARKKLEEEYKKLQEKQAHLSMDVHDLETKKNHLFKEYEGQKIFLNEKLEKEKSQILRTEEERLEEMRLENSKRLQKMEQDILDDVIRKKEKMVKEIHSLVEREIVKLMEPQQWNLISAQVEQQILEAVDGRVASLSQSSMTSAKPVDLMKKRKSEKMRWATAGLAMGALVYFISQVAVEKIGEDKSPLKTIAAAEAKKRQDDLEKRKFNPPQAEELKDTYTDSVIYTRNYPEIYLDTEFQQKLYKASAHYLLKTWRVDEERSLQVLSASNALVKELIDRKSKIHPDFIKEGLEKMRVFENQTLARMKDLLGSEVRLDSYRRFERNFYREEVQRRRMAQH, from the coding sequence TTGAATACGTTTACGGTTACAATCTATCGCAAAGATCAAGTGCTTACGAAAGTGGTGAACAAGGACTCGTTCACCATTGGTCGTTCATTGGATTGCGATATCTCCATTAATGAAACCTTGATCAGTCGTGTTCACTTGGTCGTGAGTCGACGTTGGAATCAAATTTGGATTGAGGATAAAAACTCCTCCAATGGAACGTTCATTAACGGAACACGGATTGTGCAAAGTACTCCCGTAAATGTGGTTACCGCTGACAGAATTCAGCTCGGTAAATCAGAATATATCCTTGCCATTGATCTTAAAACCGAGGAAGTCCCTCCAGAAATGGAGCTGCCAAAACTTCCTCCGGAAAAAGAGCCGGTCTTGGAAGAGCCTAAGGCTGACGTGGAAGTTGCTCAGCCTTCTTTGGCGCCTTTTCAAGCTGAAAAGATCTTGCATGAAGCAAAACGTAAAGCCGCACAGATTATCCTGGAAGGGGAGACTCAGGCCGAGAAACGGGTGCAAGTCATTTATCAAAAGGCCCGCGATGCTCAATCCCAAGGCGAAATATTCTATCAAACCCGCATGTCAGAGGCCCATAAAGAGGCCGACGCAATTCTTGCGGACTTTCAACGCCAAGGTCATACCCTGCTTCACGAGGCCCGCACGATGGCTCAGGAAATACGTGAAGAAGTTGACGTCTATGTTCAGACATTGAAAGAGAAAACCCGCGGTGATGTCGAGAATATTATTTCCGAGGCGACCCTGCAGGCTGAACGATTGAAGGTGGAGGCGTTGGATACGGCTCGTGCCAATGGTCAGCAGGAAATAGAGGTGCTTCTTAAGAAGGCCCAGGAAGAGGCGGATCGTATTGTGGAGGCCTCAAAGCTGCAGGTGGTGGAAATTCAGGAAAGCATTAAAGGCGACAAAGAGGCCTTGCTGCAGCTTGAAGATTCCTTGAAAAAAGTTGATGACGAATTGGTGAAGGGTCGAGAGGCTCTTCAGTTGATCCAGGCTCAGGAGGCTGAAGTTAGCAAGAAGTTGGCAGCGGGCTCAGAACAGTTGGAGGCTGTGAGCAAAAGCAATCAACAGATTTCTGAAGCTCGAAAGAAGCTGGAAGAAGAATATAAAAAGCTTCAAGAAAAACAAGCTCACCTGAGCATGGACGTCCATGATCTGGAGACTAAAAAAAATCACCTCTTTAAAGAGTATGAAGGCCAGAAAATCTTCTTAAATGAAAAGTTGGAAAAAGAAAAATCTCAGATCCTCAGAACGGAAGAAGAACGTCTTGAAGAAATGCGTTTGGAAAATTCAAAACGTCTGCAAAAGATGGAACAAGACATCTTAGACGATGTGATTCGAAAAAAAGAAAAGATGGTCAAAGAGATTCACTCGCTGGTAGAGCGCGAGATCGTAAAGCTGATGGAGCCACAGCAGTGGAATTTGATCTCGGCCCAAGTCGAACAGCAAATTCTGGAAGCCGTTGATGGTCGGGTCGCTTCATTGTCGCAATCTTCGATGACTTCGGCAAAACCTGTAGATTTGATGAAGAAACGCAAATCCGAAAAGATGCGCTGGGCAACGGCGGGTTTGGCGATGGGGGCTTTGGTTTACTTCATCAGTCAGGTTGCGGTCGAGAAAATTGGCGAAGACAAGTCGCCGCTTAAAACGATCGCCGCCGCAGAGGCAAAGAAGCGCCAGGATGATCTGGAGAAGCGCAAGTTCAATCCTCCGCAAGCAGAGGAGTTGAAGGACACCTATACTGACTCGGTCATTTACACTCGCAACTATCCAGAGATCTATTTGGACACTGAGTTTCAACAGAAGCTTTATAAGGCCTCGGCCCACTATCTGTTAAAAACTTGGAGAGTTGATGAAGAGCGCTCTTTGCAGGTTTTATCGGCTTCCAATGCTTTGGTGAAGGAGCTGATCGACCGTAAGTCGAAAATTCATCCAGATTTCATCAAGGAAGGCTTGGAAAAGATGCGAGTCTTTGAAAATCAGACCTTGGCCCGCATGAAAGACCTATTGGGGTCGGAAGTCCGTCTGGATTCCTATCGTCGTTTTGAGCGAAACTTCTATCGCGAGGAAGTCCAGCGTCGCCGAATGGCGCAACATTGA
- a CDS encoding microtubule-binding protein: MQVEELEHQLKMYESVKNDYLANQAPKDEVQEYQELMDKLTLLQEDTKTEKDRLVKEALENEKKVKALNKYQQMVRNVLNSNKMAKSKILNRDDLIKEQDVEIETKEGQITTLQKDVETKKQLIAQGEKQIQETQQALQKRLDEIRAAYKMNKMTKAHFEKRMAQVRSDAHQKVTALSNANAQYQAQLQQTNAQLGQTQGELQKTQGMLAQKEGEARGLEGKLGEAKGQLGAAQGQLANAKGQLAATQGKLASTEGQLNSTRGALDATKGQLNATIGKLNSTEGQLNATQGQLAKAKAEIEARKSVAGEIQKGFAKAGVKADIDLQTGDVVLDFGQAYFESDSDRLKSEMKGVLEKAMPIYSRSLFGNPKVSDKISAVEIIGFASPTYQGRFIDPQSAKPEDKQALKYNMDLSYRRANSIFSYMLDEQNMKFDHQRELLARMKVSGRSFLEVMKVPNRNIATAAEFCKQNDCKKAQRVIIRFSMDTKK, translated from the coding sequence ATGCAAGTCGAAGAGTTGGAGCATCAGCTTAAGATGTATGAGTCAGTCAAGAATGACTACTTAGCCAATCAGGCTCCGAAGGACGAAGTGCAGGAGTACCAGGAACTTATGGATAAGTTGACTCTTCTTCAAGAGGACACCAAGACAGAAAAAGATCGTCTTGTGAAGGAAGCCTTGGAGAACGAAAAAAAGGTCAAAGCTCTTAATAAGTACCAACAAATGGTACGCAATGTTTTGAATTCGAACAAGATGGCGAAATCAAAAATCCTGAATCGTGATGATCTTATCAAAGAGCAAGACGTCGAAATCGAAACCAAAGAAGGTCAGATTACGACTTTGCAGAAAGATGTTGAAACCAAGAAACAGCTGATTGCCCAAGGCGAAAAACAGATTCAAGAGACACAACAGGCTTTGCAAAAACGTCTTGATGAGATTCGTGCAGCCTACAAGATGAATAAAATGACGAAGGCCCATTTCGAAAAAAGAATGGCCCAGGTTAGAAGTGATGCTCACCAAAAGGTGACCGCTCTTTCAAATGCCAATGCTCAGTATCAAGCACAACTTCAACAAACCAATGCACAGTTGGGTCAAACTCAAGGCGAGTTGCAAAAGACTCAGGGTATGCTGGCTCAGAAAGAGGGCGAGGCGCGTGGCCTTGAAGGAAAACTGGGTGAGGCGAAAGGTCAGTTGGGCGCCGCTCAAGGGCAGTTGGCAAATGCCAAGGGTCAGTTGGCCGCAACTCAAGGCAAGCTGGCATCCACCGAGGGGCAGCTCAATTCAACTCGCGGGGCTTTGGATGCCACCAAGGGGCAGTTGAATGCCACTATTGGAAAATTGAATTCGACGGAAGGTCAATTGAACGCCACACAGGGGCAGCTCGCAAAAGCCAAAGCAGAAATTGAAGCGCGTAAGTCAGTAGCGGGAGAGATCCAAAAAGGTTTCGCCAAAGCGGGGGTTAAAGCGGACATTGATTTGCAAACTGGCGATGTGGTTTTAGATTTTGGCCAGGCTTATTTTGAAAGTGACTCAGACCGCCTGAAATCGGAAATGAAAGGCGTGTTGGAAAAAGCGATGCCGATCTATTCCCGTTCACTTTTCGGCAATCCGAAAGTGTCAGATAAAATTTCCGCAGTAGAAATTATCGGATTTGCTTCGCCAACTTATCAGGGTCGTTTCATTGATCCGCAAAGTGCAAAGCCAGAAGACAAGCAGGCTTTGAAGTACAACATGGATTTGAGCTATCGCCGTGCGAATTCCATCTTTAGTTATATGCTCGATGAGCAAAATATGAAGTTCGATCATCAAAGAGAATTGCTTGCAAGAATGAAGGTCTCGGGACGTTCATTCTTGGAAGTGATGAAGGTGCCGAATCGCAACATCGCAACGGCGGCTGAGTTCTGTAAGCAGAACGACTGTAAGAAGGCACAAAGAGTTATTATTCGTTTTAGTATGGATACAAAGAAATAA
- a CDS encoding DUF5522 domain-containing protein: MNDANDAIEANLDPRVLEIHDKACEQGQESYLDPATGYLVFTKLFHLKRGHCCNSGCRHCPWKKDRQSTDK; this comes from the coding sequence ATGAATGATGCGAACGACGCTATTGAAGCAAACCTCGATCCTCGCGTTCTAGAAATTCATGATAAAGCCTGTGAGCAGGGGCAAGAGTCCTACCTCGACCCCGCAACCGGCTATTTGGTGTTCACAAAACTCTTTCATTTGAAAAGAGGCCACTGTTGTAATTCGGGTTGTCGTCATTGTCCTTGGAAAAAAGATAGACAATCTACGGACAAATGA
- a CDS encoding RrF2 family transcriptional regulator, producing the protein MLDQRFAASVHIMTLLAYNAGELMTSEYLAKSIRTNPTVVRRLLAKMVEAGLIESFKGKAGGVRMVKSPKEVSLKDIYKAVSNKALINCRESEPQKLCAVSCSMKNIFSEVAQGLENSSMTYLSKIKLSDLTAKV; encoded by the coding sequence ATGTTAGATCAACGTTTCGCCGCCTCAGTCCATATAATGACCCTCCTGGCATACAATGCCGGGGAGTTGATGACGTCTGAGTATTTGGCAAAAAGCATTCGTACAAACCCCACGGTGGTACGTCGTCTTTTGGCAAAGATGGTTGAGGCGGGACTTATAGAGTCGTTTAAGGGAAAGGCCGGGGGAGTTCGCATGGTGAAGTCTCCCAAGGAAGTATCTTTGAAAGATATCTATAAGGCCGTTTCCAATAAGGCATTGATCAATTGTCGTGAAAGCGAACCCCAAAAACTCTGTGCAGTGAGCTGTTCGATGAAGAATATATTCAGCGAAGTTGCTCAAGGCCTTGAGAACAGCTCCATGACCTATTTATCTAAGATCAAACTTTCTGATCTCACCGCAAAAGTTTAA
- a CDS encoding NAD(P)H-dependent oxidoreductase produces the protein MTHAKIQEALEWRYATKKFDSTKKISAQDWKTLTDSLTLAPSSYGIQPWKFLVIENPAVREQLKPVSWGQTQVTDASHYVVFLYKETMDEAFVQKYINRIAEVRGAPLEALDGYKEMMVNNLVKAPEEKIRVWSQRQAYIAMGFLLETAALLKIDATPMEGFDPAAYDKILGLEGTGWKSVATVALGYRHSEDSYQNLKKVRFADEALIEYVK, from the coding sequence ATGACACATGCAAAAATCCAAGAAGCCCTCGAGTGGCGTTACGCTACGAAGAAATTTGATTCCACTAAAAAAATATCAGCCCAAGATTGGAAGACTCTGACTGATTCTTTGACCCTGGCGCCTTCTTCGTATGGCATTCAGCCTTGGAAGTTCTTAGTTATCGAGAACCCTGCTGTGCGTGAGCAACTTAAGCCGGTCTCTTGGGGGCAAACCCAAGTCACAGATGCCAGCCACTATGTGGTGTTCCTCTATAAAGAAACTATGGATGAGGCTTTTGTTCAGAAGTATATCAATCGCATCGCAGAAGTCCGTGGAGCCCCTCTCGAGGCACTTGATGGATACAAAGAAATGATGGTGAACAATTTAGTGAAAGCTCCTGAAGAGAAGATCCGCGTGTGGTCGCAACGTCAGGCGTATATTGCCATGGGTTTCTTGTTAGAAACGGCAGCACTTTTAAAGATTGATGCAACTCCGATGGAGGGCTTCGATCCTGCTGCTTACGATAAAATCCTGGGCCTTGAAGGCACGGGATGGAAATCTGTCGCCACAGTCGCTTTGGGATATCGACATTCCGAAGATTCATACCAAAATCTCAAAAAAGTTCGTTTCGCCGATGAAGCTCTCATCGAGTATGTGAAGTAA
- a CDS encoding response regulator, protein MEESEKPDMPMTVFFIDDESVLCDCFADEFSDPGITVKTFSDPKLALAEILKNPPDLIFLDYRMPGVTGEELATQMPSEIPKFLVTGELNMKTTFPFTAILKKPFEYEAIRAILDKKKSAA, encoded by the coding sequence ATGGAAGAGTCCGAGAAGCCAGATATGCCAATGACTGTGTTCTTTATTGATGATGAATCCGTCCTGTGTGATTGCTTTGCTGATGAGTTCAGTGATCCTGGAATCACTGTCAAAACTTTCTCGGATCCCAAACTGGCCCTTGCCGAAATTCTGAAAAACCCACCAGACTTGATTTTTCTGGACTATCGCATGCCGGGAGTTACTGGCGAAGAATTGGCGACACAAATGCCCTCAGAAATTCCCAAATTTTTGGTCACTGGCGAGCTCAATATGAAAACAACATTCCCTTTCACTGCCATACTGAAAAAACCTTTTGAGTATGAGGCAATTCGAGCAATTCTGGATAAAAAGAAAAGTGCCGCTTAG
- a CDS encoding substrate-binding periplasmic protein: MRIHPVVSVIFKFTLILCSQHSFADEIKIAADPWCPFSCESTNEKPGVFLDVAKKVFAAHGHQVTYEKVNWARAVSDTRNGKFVAIVGALKLDAPDFIFPEESFIDQKSCFYVSKGSAWRYKDISSLSNVLLGAVQDYTYGEPLDAYIARKKNDSARIDFVAGVGTTAKLLKKMADLRNDVIVEDKSVVDYNLKNNRDLQGIKMQLAGCLPSAPMYIAFSPRNPKSKEYAKIFSEGLRKMRKTKELEAIFQSYGISREKP; this comes from the coding sequence GTGAGGATTCATCCGGTTGTTTCTGTCATATTCAAATTTACTCTGATTCTTTGTTCGCAGCATTCATTTGCTGACGAAATTAAAATTGCAGCCGATCCCTGGTGTCCTTTCTCTTGTGAATCTACGAATGAAAAACCCGGCGTTTTTCTTGATGTCGCCAAAAAAGTTTTTGCGGCTCATGGTCACCAGGTCACATATGAGAAAGTAAACTGGGCGAGGGCGGTGTCGGACACCAGAAATGGGAAGTTTGTTGCGATCGTTGGTGCATTGAAGCTTGATGCTCCAGATTTTATTTTTCCGGAAGAATCTTTCATTGATCAGAAATCATGCTTCTATGTTAGCAAGGGGAGTGCGTGGCGATATAAGGACATCTCTTCACTGAGTAATGTTCTGTTGGGAGCGGTCCAGGATTACACCTATGGTGAGCCGCTGGATGCATATATCGCCCGAAAGAAAAATGACTCTGCACGAATTGATTTTGTGGCTGGGGTGGGGACGACTGCGAAACTTTTAAAAAAGATGGCAGACTTGCGAAACGATGTGATCGTGGAAGACAAGAGTGTCGTCGATTATAATTTAAAAAATAATAGGGATCTTCAGGGAATAAAAATGCAGCTGGCGGGATGTTTGCCGTCGGCCCCAATGTATATTGCTTTTTCTCCTCGAAATCCAAAATCCAAAGAGTATGCAAAAATATTTTCCGAGGGACTTCGAAAAATGCGCAAAACCAAAGAGCTCGAAGCCATTTTTCAAAGTTATGGAATTTCAAGGGAAAAACCTTAG
- a CDS encoding sensor histidine kinase, whose amino-acid sequence MKRFNGLIDNLDLATKLLVVVFIGILGPMGSQAIFEYQRRCNEVDASFDATVNETLTTLTTSLEGPLWNFSSDGQILVERLVFNPIVKGIVVYDSNMKIFANYSSSSWNMKKASEIETHDSKVTHNNRTIGFLSVHFSLEEKTRQKYFIAMEVMATSFLSICATLFFVFLLIRYVFLSKILRLRGDAEKLRKREMKDSFHWHSGDELNEIGIILDEARATLTGLFDDIDRRNHELSTLNTELEKRVEERSKQAEEAARLASLSEMACGIAHEINNPLAIISAKSRKIRRLCDQGHAETNQLQQEFETIDSTILRISKIINGLRTFSRNGSTDPFENTTVKSILDDALALCQVRFRSHEIDLRLNAFDYQMAIACRPVQLGQVVLNLLNNSFDAIESLPKKWVELNVQDLGSEIEISVKDSGSGVPEEVSRKLMEPFFTTKAVGKGTGLGLSISKGIIDAHHGTLYYDKDSENTRFVIRLPKSHSLDDFRAA is encoded by the coding sequence ATGAAACGATTTAATGGCCTCATTGACAACCTCGATCTCGCAACCAAACTTTTGGTCGTGGTTTTCATCGGGATCTTGGGTCCCATGGGAAGTCAGGCAATATTTGAGTACCAACGTCGCTGTAACGAAGTCGATGCCTCTTTTGATGCCACCGTGAATGAGACTCTGACGACTTTGACGACAAGCTTGGAAGGACCTCTTTGGAACTTCTCCTCCGACGGGCAAATCTTGGTTGAACGACTAGTTTTTAATCCCATCGTCAAAGGTATAGTGGTCTACGATTCGAATATGAAGATTTTCGCAAATTACTCATCTTCAAGTTGGAACATGAAAAAGGCCTCCGAAATTGAAACGCATGATTCAAAAGTAACTCACAACAATCGCACCATCGGGTTTCTTTCCGTTCACTTCTCACTGGAGGAAAAGACCCGTCAAAAATATTTTATTGCCATGGAGGTCATGGCAACTTCCTTTCTCTCAATTTGCGCCACCCTCTTCTTTGTCTTTCTTCTGATCCGATACGTCTTCCTTTCAAAAATCCTTCGCTTGCGCGGTGACGCTGAAAAATTGAGAAAACGCGAAATGAAAGACAGCTTTCACTGGCATTCCGGAGATGAGCTCAATGAAATTGGCATCATTCTCGACGAGGCGCGGGCAACACTCACCGGACTCTTTGACGATATTGATCGTCGCAATCATGAACTTTCAACTTTGAACACAGAGTTGGAAAAAAGAGTCGAGGAAAGATCGAAGCAAGCCGAGGAGGCTGCACGCCTTGCTTCACTGAGTGAAATGGCCTGTGGCATCGCCCACGAGATTAACAATCCCTTGGCGATCATCTCCGCCAAGTCCCGAAAAATCCGCAGGCTCTGTGACCAAGGCCACGCTGAGACGAATCAGTTGCAGCAGGAATTTGAGACCATTGACTCAACTATTTTAAGGATTTCAAAAATAATAAACGGCCTGCGCACTTTTTCCCGCAATGGCTCTACAGACCCGTTTGAAAACACAACGGTGAAGTCCATCCTCGACGATGCCTTGGCTCTCTGCCAGGTTCGCTTCCGCAGCCATGAGATAGATCTCAGGCTGAATGCCTTTGACTACCAAATGGCGATTGCCTGTCGACCGGTGCAACTGGGGCAAGTGGTACTGAACTTGCTCAACAACTCTTTTGATGCGATTGAATCCCTGCCTAAAAAGTGGGTCGAACTGAATGTTCAGGATCTTGGAAGCGAGATTGAAATCTCGGTGAAAGACAGCGGTTCCGGAGTTCCTGAAGAGGTGTCACGAAAACTCATGGAGCCCTTTTTTACAACCAAGGCGGTGGGCAAAGGCACTGGCTTAGGTCTCAGCATAAGCAAAGGCATCATAGATGCGCACCATGGAACCCTCTACTATGACAAGGATTCTGAAAACACCCGGTTCGTCATCCGACTGCCAAAAAGTCACTCGTTGGATGATTTCAGAGCTGCCTAA
- a CDS encoding response regulator → MEEGTIVLLEDDKSAREIISDMLERGFPKLKVVAFQRGDDALDFLFESNAPVIGIVSDLMMKDFDGIDFLAAIKKHPRWAYLPFIFLSGADYSVFQNLINQYKIASFLAKPVKEEVLIQSVQEHFLHRRRRVS, encoded by the coding sequence ATGGAAGAAGGTACGATCGTTCTTTTGGAAGATGACAAGAGTGCGAGAGAGATCATCTCTGACATGCTGGAGCGTGGTTTTCCCAAATTGAAGGTGGTGGCGTTTCAACGAGGGGATGATGCTCTGGATTTTCTCTTTGAAAGCAATGCGCCTGTTATAGGTATTGTTTCAGATCTGATGATGAAGGATTTTGACGGGATTGATTTTTTGGCGGCCATTAAGAAGCATCCGCGCTGGGCCTATCTGCCATTTATTTTTCTGTCAGGAGCGGACTACTCTGTGTTTCAAAACCTTATTAATCAATATAAGATTGCATCATTCCTGGCGAAACCAGTTAAAGAGGAAGTGCTGATTCAAAGTGTTCAAGAGCATTTTCTGCATCGTCGCCGTCGAGTCTCTTGA